A window of Melopsittacus undulatus isolate bMelUnd1 chromosome 10, bMelUnd1.mat.Z, whole genome shotgun sequence genomic DNA:
CCAAACCCCAGCCTTAGTAGGGTGCACAAAGCACACGAGGAACAGCTTGCTCCCCTTAAAGTAGCCTTGTCCCCTACCAGGTGATGTTATGTATTCAGCCTAACACTGAgatccatctgtccatccatccattcatccctaGCTCATGGCTGAGGATGCTCCACTTGTCCCCAAGCCACATCCACCACCTCAGGGTGCCCGGTAGAAGGGGGTGCCCCCAGCTCAGTGGACCCTAATAACGCTGGTGTTTGGTGCCATCTAGTGAAAACCCATTAAGGAGGCTCTGCTCCCAAATGCCATCCCACATTTCCCACCTCAGTGGATGCCtggcttctgctgctccttctccccTCTCACATTTCCTCTCTAATGCTTTCCCATCCAAGCTGCCAGCCCTCATCCAGTTTCTCCATCTCGCTGCCAGCCCAGCACCGCTTTGTCTACAACTTCCCCTAGTATTTGCCAAAATCACACTGGGCCAACTGAGGCTTACTCATGCCCTTAGGGAGTGCCATTATCTGCTTTAATCAAGCCTGTTATTAAGCCCCAAATTCAGCTAATTGCTTCCTTTTTCCCTGCAGTTACTGTATGTTTTAGGGAGCTGCATACACCAGGGAAGTCCCAGATTTGGGATCCCTGCAGATTGGTCCCTGCATTCTGTAGCAATAGCATTTGGCTCGGATGTGGCTTGTGACCATCAGCACTTTCCCAATCCTCCCCCCCAGTCTTGTCTACTGGGTTGCAGGGAtgaggggttatggggtgcatgatgggatgtggggctgatggtTGCGATATGGGCTCACAGGAGGGCTACAGGGCTGCTAATCAGCACTGCTTTATTTGCCAGCCCAGTAAACAGATATAATAAGGCTACAAATGGCCCAGTCCATGCCAGGTAGGACAAGAGCCCTCCTCACAAGCCATCACATCCCATGCTGACCTGGGGAACCACTGCTTTCAATTGCATGTGGAAAATCTACTCCTCACCTCATGGAACAAGCACCTGAGCTcttcccagctcctttccccAGAGCAGTTCCAGCAAGCTCCACAGCCCAACCCAGGCCCTGCCTTCATCTTTCTGCTCCTCAGCTCCAAGTCTCAGCCTCAAGCACACAAAAGGTAACCACATCCCAGCTCCTCGAAGCCTGAGGACAGGGCTCTGTCCTCTGCATCTTTTCTGCtgatgcagagatgctgctgtggccCTGCAGCCCGGCTGAAAGGAGAGGAACAGGTCATACAAATCTTGAGGGTGTTTATTGTCAGGATAAAAATTTCTTTATATAAAAGAAGTGTTTAAAATTGGCATTACCCCGCtctcagaataaaatatatacacacacatggatAGTTATGGAAAGAATTATTAACATTTTGCTATGTGACTAAAAAAAACCGAACAAGATAATGATCAATTCCCAGACAATTCTGCCAAAACAGGGACAAGGGGATCTGCTTGATTCCTGCCACCTGCTTCCCCATGGGTGCACACCTGGGTGCCATGTGGGAGCTGGTTGggctgcatccatccctgtgcactgcctgcagctctcctggccCCAGCACTTGATGGCTCCCAGGGTACCATCACTGGAGGGGTTTGCTCTTGTGCAGGTGCTTGCTGGGGGCTGTGCAGGGGCTCGTTCATCCCCATCGCTCTGGGAAGGGGCCGGGTACCAATGTAGGATCGTGgaatcagctgggttggaaaagacctttaagatcatcgggtccaaccattccccagcactgccaaggccaccactaacccatggcactgagggcctcatctacacggtttgTGACCACTtacagggatggtgactgcagcactgccctgagcaacctgttccagtgcctgagcaccctcccagtgaagaaactgttcctaatatccaatctaaaccctCGTTCAAAGCCCAGCCTGCCCATACAGTCACCCCTCCTCATCCCATTGCTACCAGCTCAGAGGAATGAGGTACTGACTCTGGCTGAGCCCCTTGGCTTCACTGCAGGGGCTCTTGCTCAagttctttttttggtttggttttttttaggatttttggctttttaaatACTCTCCACATCCCCCTGGGGGTTTTGTGATACAAGAACAAACACTGATGCTTTACAATAACCTAGCAAGAACAATGCCACATAGCTACTGTACATCTCCGTGCCTGGTGCAAGCACTGCAGCCCTCTGTAAGGATCACTTCTTCTTGGCAATCTGCTTTTCCAAGTCTTCAAGTCTGGCTGTCATCTGAGCAAGTGAACAGGCTAAGGAAACAGTGTGAGCCAGACAGTCCCCTTGAGGGACCCTAAGATTTTCCCTGTTCCCATTTATCCATCCCTCCTTTCCCCATGTGCGGTCTGTCCCTGGGCTGCCCTGCACCCCGGCAAGCCCAGGCATCATACAAAGGATATTTTTCTCAGTCAGGCTCTGCAGGATGGCCACGGTGTTTGTCTGGAACTGCACCAGCGCTTCACACTCACAGGGGCTGCGGATCTCCATCTCCCCTTTGCCTTCCTCTGTGACCACAGGAGTTTGGGTGCAGTCAGAGCCACAGCCTCAGAGTGCCCAGCAATCCCCTGCTCCCACACAGCTCCAGTCCCTTGTTCCTACAGCCATCACTAGGGCAGGACTTGAACCTTGGGCTCCTCTcccccatttcccccttttcccagccTCACTCCTTGTTGCCAGACTGCATCCCTGCCAGCCCAGGAAGCATCACCGTGAGGGCCAGGGGCAGCCCGGGCTCAGCCCAGTCCTGGGGTACACGACACACACGGTGACAGGCACAGAAAGCACCCCCATGGCtctgtggggagaggagggcTCCCCAGGCTCGGAGCTGTGCCCCCCAGGGCACCCACCTGGGCAGATGTTCAGCTTGAAGTTCTCCACGAGGTGGGTCATGGTGGTGAAGTCTGCTGAGTAGGAGAAGTGTTGCTCCACGGGCTCGGAGGCAATTGCTCTCAGCTCCTCTTCCACAGCCTTACCAACACCCACAGCAAACATAACAATCCCTGCATGGCAAGGATGGATCCTGAGCACTGTGCTGGCCACCCCACATCCAGCAGCCCAAAGGGAGCAAAGCCAAGGATGCAGGATTTACACTGGGCTTCTCAAATACACATCAGGAAACGGCAGCACCGCCGTGGTGCAGGTTGCTGCACGAAGGATGCTGATCAGAGCAACCTGAACCGTGGCAGAGGcactcctgcctctgcagccctggGTGATGTAGCACCCCAAGGCTGGATGCTACAGCCTCCCCCAGAGCCCAGCTCACTGAGGAACCATCCAGCCGTGCCCAAAGCACTGCAGTTTGGGGTTCTCCTGCACCTCGTACCTGACTCCTTTGCTCTCCTGGCCCATTCAGAGATGTCATCCTGGGAGCGCCCATCGGTGAAGACGAGCCCGATTCTGGGGATGTTGTGGGAGAGAGGCCTGGCACCTTCcagctcagagaagctgtgctccACCATGTGCTTGAGGGCAAGGCCTGTCATGGTGCCTTTCTCCATGTACTCCACCTCCATCACCGCCTTCTTGATCTCATCCGCGCTGTGGTACTTGTTGAGGGGGAACTCGGTGCGGACGCGGCTGGAGTactgcaccagccccacacGCGTGCCATGCGGGGACACCTCCAGCAGGTCCACGATGCGGTTCACAAACTGCTTCACCAGCTCAAAGTTCTGGGGCCGGACACTCTTGGAACCATCAATCACCATCACCAGGTCAACATGTCCAGTCCCGCACTCTGGGGGCACAGGGTTAAGGTGAGAAGGGACAAGCCTGGCCATGGGTACCATCAGAGTGAAGGTGCCCAGAGCTAGGACTGGGCTTCAGGACACTGTGTGGACCCCCAGAACTGCACTCCATATGAGGCTGGGAATCAGGGCAAAGCATACCCAGGGTTCTCAGCCCCAAAACCTCCACTGCCACCCCAGCATCCCCTAAAAGTCTTCCCTAGGTCTCCCTTTTCCTCAAAGCTTCTGTTGCATCTTCTGGGCCATGTCTCTGAGGACACAAGCCTGtatccatccctgcagcaggcagggagatCCCCAAGCTCAGCCAGCTCTCCATCTTCTTCCAACCCAGCTCAAACTCCACTTAGACCCCCAGCCCAGTTTCAGGTAAGCCCTCTCCAGGAGCACATAGCCCAGATGAGGAGGATGCCAAGAGCCTCATCCCAGTACTCACTGCTGCACGCCTTGCCATcggcctggagctgctggccctCAGGGCACACACAGCGGTAGGAGCCCTCCATGCTCACACACTTGAACTCGCAGCCATGATCCACCCCATTGCAGAGGTCAGTGGCTGGAAGACAAACCAAGAGCACAGGGTTATGTCCCAGAACAGCCCTTTCCCTAGGGACTGGGCAGGACATAAGGGTATCTGCCATACACCCCAGGTTGTGCTGCATTGGGACATACCTCTGCAGGACCTGCCGTCAGGCTGCAGTGTGAACCCGCTGCGGCAGCGGCAGTAGTGCCCATTGGGGATGCTCACACACTCGTGCTGGCAGCTGTGGTTTCCGAAGCTGCAGTAATCGATCACTGGTGAGAGAAGGAGAGGGGTGGGCAGAAAGGGAAAGACaagagaaggagagggagagcGCGAAGCAAACGAATAAGGGACAGGAAGGGGGTGGCCACATACTGGTGCAGCTCTTCTTGTTCTGGTGGAGGTAGTAACCTGCACGGCAGTGGCACGTGTACGACCCACGAACGCTGATGCACTGGTGTTGACAGCCGTGTCTCCCGTCTGCACACGCATCAATgactgcagggagcaggacaTCATCACCCTCCTGTCCCAGCCTCCCTGGGGCAGCTGAGCAGGGCCTGCCCCAGGGcatcacagcagctcccagcaccatgAGACAAGAAGGAAAAGTCCCAGGGTGATGACCAAACCAGCTTTGCATTCTCCATACAGGGCTAAACCACCGTGCACTCCCCCCGTACCCCCTGCCCAGAGCCCCCTCAGGTTGTGCCCACTTGAGCTACCCCAGAGAGGTGACCAGGATTTAGCAATACTGAGTGTCCACGGTCATTACAcagccaggaggcagcaggctCTGTGAACAGAGCacccaagctgctgctgccctccctgGGTCTTGTGCTGCATTTCAGCTTCCCTCCATGAGATCTGTAACTACAAGCCCTCTACAAGAGTTAGGACAAAAGAAGGGTTTTTACAGGAACAGGTCTTTCCGTCCACATTGAGCCTGTAGCCTGGATTGCATTCACAGTAGAAGGAGCCAGGGGTGCTgatgcagctgtgctggcagccatGCTCCTGTCCCATGCACATGTCCACCCCTGCAAGACAGAACAGACATCAGAGCAGCCCATGAGCTGATTCACAGGgaccccagctctgccacatgccctgtccctgcaggcgAATCCACTGGGATGACCCACACAGCCCCAGTCCTCCCAGCCCCAGTGTTCACCCACTGATTTCCAGTGCACAGACATGGACCCTGTGCAGGGCAGGTGTCAGAACCACCTTGGCTTTTTGACGTACCTGAATGCTAAATCAATGCTCAGTATTAATTAATACTGATGACAGCTTGAGCTGAGTAAGCCAAAGCTTGAGCTCAGCTGGAACATACTGAAGGAGCCAGGTCTGTGTGTCCATGCAGCCAGGAAGGCAATATTTGGTGAGCCCTGGACCCCTTGCTCCAGCACACAAGTACTCACCATGGCACTaacacagccctgcacacagtgctccttGCTAGAAAACACTGCCTGAAAAAGGCTGGCAGTTGCCTTCTGCCCTTCAACAGATGCTGAAGCACATGAGCAAGGCCTTGCTGGCTTGCTGCAGTGACAGGTCTCTGACCCCAGCATGGCAGGAGACAGACAGGTCCCAGCCTGCAAGCTCCTGACCAGCATCAGCATGGCCATGGTGAGAATCAGCAGCCTGGTTTATTAAACACCAATGTCCATGCAGCAGATGCCTTGCATGTGTCTGTGCAGGAGGAGACCCTGTTAGAGCCAAGTCAAAATGTACACAGGGCTCTGGGATGTGTCATCCATCCCCATCATACCCAGGGAAACCAGCTCCACATTTCCTGTTCTTTAGTATTCCCACCACTGCTCCCGTGATGTCCTGGCTTGGGGCAGAGCTACCACACATGGGTGAAGAAAATCACTTGCGATGCTTTCAAAGCTTTCTTTACGTCACCCCAGGAAAGGTGAGGAAGATGAAAGGCCACCTTGCTTTGGTATCCTTTGGTGTCCTGGCACCATGCTTCCCTGTCCATACTGCTCCCAGGAAGGGCAGCCACCCCAAACACCCCTCTGAAGGTCACCTTCTAGCCCAGGTAAGGAGCAGGCATCAGCACCATCCTTGCCCAcccctgcagccacagctctcaCCCACCGCAGAGCTTGTCCTGGAACTGCTTCCCAAACTGCTGGATGAGCTCGAAGGACTCCACCAGGAAGACATGCTCCTCCAGCGGCGGCGAGGCCATGGCACGCAGTGAGTTCATGTCTGCCCGCTGGATGCCCACGGCGTAGATCTCAATGCCAGCGTTCCGGGCCTGGGTGGCCACCTCGGTGACACGGTCCTGTGGCCGTCCATCCGTCACGATGATGGCGATGCGGGGGATCTTCTTGTGCAGAGGGCGCGCGCCCTCCTGCGTGGTGAAGGCCACGTTCATGGCGTACTGGATGGCCAGCCCCGTCATGGTGCCCTGGGCCAGCGGGACGATGCTGTTGATGGCCTTCTCCATGTCCGCCCGCGTGAAGAAGGTCTTGAGGGAGAAGATGTTCTGCACCTGGCTGGAGTACTGGATCACCCCCACCCGGGTGGCGTTGGGGCCCACGTCCAGGCTGCCGATGATGTCTATCATGAACCGCCGCATTGTCTCGAACTCGAAGGGGCGCACGCTGCGGGAGCTGTCGATCACAAACACGATGTCCAGCGGACCTGTCCTGCACttcagggctggaagggggaaaagagacGGCTCAGCCTCACAGCTGCCTGtggagagcagggctggcagcagagaCATCCCTGTGGGGTGGCTTGAGGGGTGCTCAGTGGAAGATGGAGAGGGCAGATCTGTGCAGCCCCTACTGCCAAATAAGCTCATGGAGGGTGCTGGCAGAGTGGAAGCAGGGATGACAGGCAGGGAGATAGATAGGCCCTGGCTGTGGGGAAATGGCAGCGTCCTCTCCTTCCCAATACCATCCCTTTAGCCagacccagctcctgctccctgcattTCCACAGCCAGCAACCCCAGAAGCTTCAGAAATGCCTCTCTGTCAGCATCTACCCTGGCAAGGTTTAGGCACAGGTTTAGGCAGCAGCGTCTTCATCCCTGCAGCAAATGAGAGCATTAAACTGTAAACCAGACCAGTGCCTTGTGCTGCTCTCTGCAAGCTGCGGTCCCTGCCCCAGACCTCTGCACCACATGGGCTCCTACTTGCTCAAGTGGCAAGCAGGAACACACTGCCTGGGGCAGTTCTGCTCCCCCCCCACAGCTCCAGCC
This region includes:
- the MATN4 gene encoding matrilin-4 → MWSHRAMMKLLPIVPLLLLLLTMLEARPKPAALKCRTGPLDIVFVIDSSRSVRPFEFETMRRFMIDIIGSLDVGPNATRVGVIQYSSQVQNIFSLKTFFTRADMEKAINSIVPLAQGTMTGLAIQYAMNVAFTTQEGARPLHKKIPRIAIIVTDGRPQDRVTEVATQARNAGIEIYAVGIQRADMNSLRAMASPPLEEHVFLVESFELIQQFGKQFQDKLCGVDMCMGQEHGCQHSCISTPGSFYCECNPGYRLNVDGKTCSFIDACADGRHGCQHQCISVRGSYTCHCRAGYYLHQNKKSCTMIDYCSFGNHSCQHECVSIPNGHYCRCRSGFTLQPDGRSCRATDLCNGVDHGCEFKCVSMEGSYRCVCPEGQQLQADGKACSKCGTGHVDLVMVIDGSKSVRPQNFELVKQFVNRIVDLLEVSPHGTRVGLVQYSSRVRTEFPLNKYHSADEIKKAVMEVEYMEKGTMTGLALKHMVEHSFSELEGARPLSHNIPRIGLVFTDGRSQDDISEWARRAKESGIVMFAVGVGKAVEEELRAIASEPVEQHFSYSADFTTMTHLVENFKLNICPEEGKGEMEIRSPCECEALVQFQTNTVAILQSLTEKIAQMTARLEDLEKQIAKKK